In a genomic window of Thermodesulfovibrionales bacterium:
- a CDS encoding PAS domain S-box protein, with product MDDYKTMEDFERELNEMRLKFLELKACRLDVQTVQKRYEQLLQSAPDAMIFVNREAKIVRINAQLGSLFGYTEEELIGRDLDTLIPVRYRLRHRENVARYFAQPRIRPMGTGLVIYGLRKDGIEFPADISLSPLETDGEKLAVGAVRDITERKRAEEEKQRLREQLAQVETASALGRIAANVADEIRNPLTAIGGFARRLQKIADSEREREYAAYVVSEVDRLEGLLRGVLAFSRSRSPLLEDHTIRKILDGALKVWGEKFRQHSITVHKEYREDALVRVDQAQVREAVECLVANAVEAMPGGGTLSVETDREIVNGVPYVRIKIQDTGEGIDAEKLGKIFEPFFTTKMSPKGAGLGLPIAKKIIEEEGGTINLDSTKGTGTTATILFPDVRT from the coding sequence ATGGACGATTATAAGACCATGGAGGATTTCGAGAGGGAACTGAACGAGATGCGGCTGAAGTTTCTTGAGCTTAAAGCATGCCGTCTCGATGTCCAGACCGTCCAGAAGAGATACGAGCAGCTCCTCCAGTCCGCACCCGATGCCATGATCTTTGTGAACAGGGAGGCTAAGATCGTTCGCATAAACGCCCAGCTCGGAAGCCTCTTTGGCTATACCGAGGAAGAATTGATTGGCAGGGATCTCGACACCCTCATCCCGGTGCGTTATCGCCTTCGCCATCGCGAAAACGTGGCACGGTATTTCGCACAGCCCCGTATTCGACCAATGGGTACGGGCCTGGTGATCTATGGTCTCAGAAAGGACGGAATCGAATTCCCTGCAGACATCAGCCTGAGTCCACTCGAAACTGACGGCGAGAAGTTGGCCGTGGGCGCAGTCAGGGATATAACGGAGAGAAAAAGGGCTGAGGAGGAAAAACAGCGGCTCCGTGAACAACTCGCCCAGGTCGAGACGGCTTCCGCCCTCGGGAGGATCGCGGCGAATGTCGCCGACGAGATCAGAAATCCCCTCACCGCCATCGGCGGCTTCGCCCGACGGCTCCAGAAGATAGCGGACAGCGAAAGAGAAAGGGAGTATGCCGCCTATGTTGTATCCGAGGTCGACAGACTCGAGGGTCTCCTCAGAGGCGTTCTTGCTTTTTCACGTTCAAGGAGTCCCCTTCTGGAAGACCATACTATCCGCAAAATCCTCGACGGGGCGCTGAAGGTCTGGGGAGAAAAGTTCCGGCAGCATTCTATCACTGTTCATAAAGAGTATCGGGAAGATGCGCTCGTTCGTGTAGACCAGGCACAGGTTCGAGAGGCGGTGGAGTGCCTGGTAGCAAATGCCGTCGAAGCGATGCCCGGCGGCGGTACGCTGTCCGTTGAAACTGATCGGGAAATCGTAAATGGAGTACCCTATGTCCGAATAAAGATTCAGGATACGGGCGAAGGTATCGACGCCGAAAAGCTTGGGAAGATCTTCGAGCCATTTTTCACGACCAAGATGTCGCCGAAGGGTGCGGGCCTCGGCCTTCCGATAGCAAAGAAGATCATAGAGGAAGAGGGAGGCACGATCAACCTCGATAGCACAAAAGGCACGGGTACGACAGCCACAATCCTTTTTCCGGACGTGCGAACATAA